One Pseudomonadota bacterium genomic window carries:
- a CDS encoding cation-translocating P-type ATPase, whose protein sequence is MNWHQKNINEVINELGSSAQGISSEETLKRFGEYGPNELKEKEKKTALAMFLDQFKDFMILILIAAAVISGFIGDLSDTIAIIVIVILNAVLGFIQEYRAEKAMAALKKMTASFATVIRNGVHERISASHLVPGDIVILEAGMIISADMRVIESSQLKIEEAALTGESVPVEKRTEALHDEHLPIGDRKNMAYKGTFVTYGRGTGIVTSTGMNTELGKIATMLQDEEEVKTPLQKRLLSFGKKLAFAILAICAIVFIAGILRGEAPLLMLLTAISLAVAAIPEALPAVITISLALGAKKLVKQNALIRKLPAVETLGSVTYICSDKTGTLTMNKMSVEKIYADGMSAGAGALEGLQNESGSDQLSVSGYFMTGLALSNDAETDGENNVIGDPTETALYTAAKLNGFDKKELEKDFPRVAEIPFDSDRKCMTTFHKWQASSPEPEDKAAFISFTKGALDVLIEKSVDVLSSKGVTAVDIGEINKINDAMAADGMRVLCLCIRKWAALPDGLVPENVESELTIVGLAGLIDPPRQEAQEAVSMCKAAGIKPVMITGDHPLTAQSIARRIGILEDGSDAVITGRELEKLSMEDFEERVEHIRVYARVAPEQKLKIVKALQDKGQFVAMTGDGVNDAPALKRADIGVAMGITGTDVSKEAAHMILLDDNFATIVKAVKAGRRIFDNIRKFIKYTMTSNSGEIWTIFLAPFLGLPIPLLPIHILWINLVTDGLPGLALAAEPAEKGIMQRPPRHPMESIFAHGLGVHIVWVGLLMGFVSIFTQAWSIKTGHAHWQTMVFTVLCLSQMGHVLAIRSETESIFSQGLASNKPLLSAFVLTFALQMSTIYVPALNPIFKTEPLTFVELLFTLALSSVVFFAVEIEKFVKRRNS, encoded by the coding sequence ATGAACTGGCATCAGAAGAATATAAATGAAGTCATTAACGAACTTGGATCATCCGCACAGGGCATTTCTTCAGAAGAGACGCTGAAACGCTTTGGAGAATATGGCCCTAATGAGTTAAAGGAAAAAGAGAAGAAAACCGCTCTTGCGATGTTTCTTGATCAGTTCAAAGATTTTATGATTCTTATCCTGATTGCCGCCGCCGTAATATCGGGGTTTATAGGGGATCTTTCCGATACCATAGCCATAATTGTGATTGTTATCTTAAATGCAGTTCTTGGCTTCATACAGGAATACAGGGCGGAAAAGGCAATGGCGGCCCTGAAGAAAATGACGGCCTCATTTGCAACCGTAATCAGAAACGGCGTGCACGAGCGTATATCGGCCTCACACCTTGTCCCAGGCGATATTGTAATTCTTGAAGCAGGAATGATTATTTCTGCCGATATGAGGGTGATAGAGTCTTCACAGTTAAAGATTGAAGAGGCTGCGCTTACTGGCGAGTCTGTCCCGGTTGAAAAGCGAACCGAAGCTCTGCATGATGAACATCTTCCGATTGGTGACAGGAAGAACATGGCATATAAAGGGACCTTTGTTACTTATGGCCGCGGCACAGGTATTGTTACATCAACAGGCATGAATACTGAGCTCGGCAAAATTGCAACCATGCTTCAGGATGAGGAAGAAGTAAAGACACCGCTTCAGAAAAGGCTTTTAAGCTTTGGCAAAAAACTCGCCTTTGCCATTCTTGCAATATGCGCTATTGTCTTTATAGCAGGCATTCTACGGGGGGAAGCTCCTTTACTTATGCTTCTTACCGCCATTTCTCTTGCCGTTGCCGCAATCCCTGAAGCACTTCCCGCTGTGATAACCATTTCACTTGCGCTTGGAGCAAAAAAGCTGGTAAAGCAGAATGCCCTCATTAGAAAGCTACCCGCTGTAGAAACCCTCGGGTCAGTGACCTACATCTGTTCAGATAAAACCGGAACCCTGACTATGAATAAGATGAGCGTAGAAAAAATATACGCTGATGGTATGTCGGCAGGAGCCGGTGCGTTAGAAGGCTTGCAAAATGAAAGTGGTAGCGATCAATTATCCGTTTCCGGTTATTTCATGACGGGACTTGCCCTTAGCAATGATGCCGAAACGGATGGAGAAAACAATGTTATCGGTGATCCCACTGAAACTGCTTTATACACTGCTGCGAAACTTAACGGTTTTGACAAAAAAGAATTAGAAAAAGATTTCCCCCGCGTTGCCGAAATTCCATTTGATTCAGATAGAAAGTGTATGACCACCTTTCATAAATGGCAGGCATCAAGTCCGGAACCGGAAGATAAAGCTGCTTTCATCTCTTTTACAAAAGGAGCCCTGGATGTTTTAATTGAAAAGTCGGTTGATGTCTTATCATCTAAGGGAGTAACGGCAGTTGATATTGGTGAGATTAACAAGATTAACGATGCGATGGCTGCCGATGGCATGAGGGTTCTTTGTCTTTGCATTAGAAAGTGGGCTGCTTTGCCTGACGGTTTAGTTCCTGAAAATGTTGAGTCAGAACTTACCATCGTGGGTCTTGCGGGGCTGATTGACCCACCGAGGCAAGAAGCACAAGAAGCTGTTTCAATGTGCAAGGCAGCCGGGATAAAGCCTGTAATGATAACGGGCGACCATCCTCTTACCGCACAGTCTATAGCAAGGAGGATTGGGATATTAGAAGATGGCTCTGATGCCGTAATTACCGGCAGAGAACTTGAAAAGTTATCCATGGAGGATTTTGAAGAAAGGGTTGAACATATAAGGGTCTATGCCAGAGTGGCCCCTGAACAAAAGCTGAAGATTGTAAAGGCCCTTCAGGACAAGGGACAGTTTGTTGCCATGACGGGTGACGGGGTCAATGATGCTCCGGCATTAAAAAGGGCGGACATCGGTGTTGCAATGGGAATTACAGGAACGGATGTCTCAAAAGAAGCGGCACATATGATACTGCTTGATGACAATTTCGCCACCATAGTAAAGGCTGTCAAGGCAGGAAGACGAATCTTCGACAACATCCGTAAGTTCATAAAATACACCATGACAAGCAATTCCGGCGAGATATGGACCATATTCCTTGCCCCATTTTTAGGGCTTCCTATCCCTCTTCTGCCGATTCATATTCTTTGGATAAACCTCGTGACTGATGGACTTCCCGGTCTTGCCCTTGCGGCAGAGCCTGCCGAAAAAGGGATCATGCAAAGACCGCCCAGGCACCCTATGGAAAGCATTTTTGCACACGGTCTTGGCGTCCATATCGTCTGGGTAGGACTCCTCATGGGCTTTGTTTCAATCTTTACGCAGGCATGGTCTATTAAAACAGGGCACGCCCACTGGCAAACCATGGTGTTTACTGTTTTATGCTTGAGCCAGATGGGACATGTGCTTGCAATAAGATCGGAAACCGAGTCTATTTTCAGCCAGGGATTGGCATCAAATAAACCTTTACTGAGTGCATTCGTATTGACTTTTGCCCTTCAAATGTCAACGATCTATGTTCCGGCCTTAAACCCGATATTCAAGACAGAACCATTAACCTTTGTTGAATTATTGTTTACTCTCGCATTGTCTTCTGTAGTTTTCTTTGCGGTAGAAATAGAAAAATTTGTCAAGAGAAGAAACTCATAA
- a CDS encoding formate/nitrite transporter family protein → MLLNTATAKCNLGFIEALFLGIMCNTLVCLAIWMCFSAKTTTDKILSIIIPITDFVASGFEHSVANMYFIPIGIFIKSYAQPLLWENIGKTAGDYVALTWDNFFFANLLPVTIGNVIGGLVMVGLIYWFIYNRKPNSRDCGVLTT, encoded by the coding sequence ATGCTTTTAAATACAGCAACGGCAAAATGCAATCTTGGCTTTATAGAAGCTTTATTTCTGGGAATTATGTGTAACACTCTGGTATGTCTTGCCATATGGATGTGTTTCAGCGCAAAAACTACTACGGATAAAATATTATCCATAATTATTCCAATAACTGATTTTGTAGCTTCAGGTTTTGAGCACAGTGTGGCAAACATGTATTTTATTCCCATAGGCATTTTCATAAAATCTTATGCACAGCCTCTTTTGTGGGAAAATATCGGCAAAACCGCAGGTGACTATGTTGCCCTGACATGGGATAATTTCTTCTTTGCAAATCTACTTCCTGTAACAATAGGAAATGTTATAGGAGGATTGGTAATGGTAGGGCTGATATACTGGTTTATATATAATAGGAAACCCAACAGCAGAGACTGTGGGGTATTAACAACTTAA
- a CDS encoding formate/nitrite transporter family protein translates to MFKKATSGAELFTGNNLIIMALASGKISLKQ, encoded by the coding sequence GTGTTTAAAAAAGCTACAAGCGGTGCAGAATTATTTACAGGCAACAATCTCATTATTATGGCATTGGCAAGCGGCAAAATATCTTTAAAACAGTAA
- a CDS encoding zf-TFIIB domain-containing protein gives MVQKPTEKEEEYFARMEFERKKKIEDEKHKKLAGKDKERLKELHFMRCPKCGMELLEISYKSIKIDKCSECDGIWLDAGELETVSKFEKTGMDKLFSVFKK, from the coding sequence ATGGTTCAGAAACCCACTGAAAAAGAAGAAGAGTATTTTGCCAGAATGGAGTTTGAAAGAAAAAAGAAAATTGAAGACGAAAAACACAAAAAACTCGCTGGAAAGGATAAAGAAAGACTTAAAGAACTTCATTTTATGAGATGCCCCAAATGCGGCATGGAGCTTTTAGAGATTAGTTACAAATCAATCAAGATCGATAAATGCTCAGAATGTGACGGAATCTGGCTGGATGCCGGAGAATTGGAAACGGTTTCCAAGTTTGAAAAAACAGGCATGGATAAATTGTTCAGCGTATTTAAGAAGTAA
- the pal gene encoding peptidoglycan-associated lipoprotein Pal — MSDSVEVKDEPEPEQEMNTDEPSADIDVETFPDEQTYIKPKGPSLDEKMSMSTTEAMKFVNEDVLFDFDSSVLNGNAKNILKKKAVYLEKYPGVSVTIEGHCDERGTNEYNLALGERRAQSAKTFLINLGIASSRLKINSYGEEKPLDPRHNEDAWVKNRRDHFVIEPK, encoded by the coding sequence ATGAGTGATTCCGTGGAAGTCAAAGATGAACCTGAACCTGAACAAGAAATGAACACTGATGAGCCTTCTGCGGATATTGATGTTGAAACTTTTCCGGATGAGCAGACTTATATCAAACCCAAGGGACCTTCCCTAGATGAAAAAATGTCTATGAGTACAACAGAAGCAATGAAATTTGTTAATGAGGATGTTCTTTTTGATTTTGACAGCTCGGTTCTTAACGGTAATGCTAAGAATATTCTTAAAAAGAAAGCGGTATATCTTGAGAAATATCCAGGTGTGTCTGTAACAATTGAGGGGCATTGTGATGAACGCGGAACTAATGAATATAACCTTGCTCTGGGAGAGAGGCGTGCCCAAAGTGCAAAAACTTTTCTCATCAATCTTGGCATAGCCTCATCACGTTTAAAAATCAACAGCTACGGAGAAGAGAAACCGCTTGATCCTCGTCATAACGAAGATGCCTGGGTTAAGAACAGAAGGGATCATTTCGTTATTGAACCGAAATAG
- a CDS encoding hydantoinase B/oxoprolinase family protein translates to MSTDSCDFKIDPITYEVIKHSIWQTLWEGRSTMEKVSGSVVVTEAKEVLFSLHQPNGETIVSSAGLLLHISGVEKQIGKVIEWYSENPGINDGDVFMFNDPYIGGMHAPDQSCFCPVYYEGRLICWLSALFHTGEVGAIEPGGMCPSALEIFHEGIRIPGLKLMDKGVERKDTYMLLQRAVRDPGGITLDCRARVAGLNVGKERILKLFKKYGEEDMQSIFVQMIDDTRAYAKAKLKELPDGVWRDVSYIDHDGKNYNLAKIVTTMTKKGDKLTIDFTGSDPQRPGPTNMIYESVRGVVYTILCTRLFYIEQWNRGVLDVVDIIAPEGSIENANWPAPVSMSAFHVLQLCAILNTLVSKMMVGVPEYYGDQNACSPPNSAVIAWGGPNQYGLVMGTVFFDILSGGQGAGSGFDGVDSGCFPVTPEVIAGDVEMYESIMPFIYLTKRQAMNSAGAGKYRGGTGMEIIYKVHNTPGVQVLILGWNKETTAGPGLWGGHQPAPYKNYVANNTTSDAYLASGKAITCLEDIKATGGDQKEWPTMVSATPAFQGDIYYLYGVGAGGYGDPLDREPERVLADIINLIISPEYAKDIYGVIIEGNNEGINKEGTEKQRELLKAKRRERAATTCKAPELNCASIEEGIIRIHENLQVTKDKKIQCLKCGHVFCGNDQNYKDHALKAEIKGSEIGKNYLQTDRFLVYHEFYCPSCTTLLCQDALPPGTAPVWDVQVGA, encoded by the coding sequence TCAGTCTGCATCAGCCCAACGGTGAGACGATAGTAAGTTCAGCCGGTTTGTTGCTGCACATAAGCGGTGTGGAAAAACAAATTGGAAAAGTTATAGAATGGTACAGCGAAAATCCCGGCATAAACGATGGCGATGTTTTCATGTTTAACGACCCGTACATCGGAGGAATGCATGCTCCGGACCAGTCCTGTTTTTGCCCTGTGTATTATGAAGGCAGGTTGATCTGCTGGCTTTCCGCCCTGTTTCATACAGGTGAAGTAGGAGCTATAGAGCCCGGAGGGATGTGCCCGAGCGCCTTGGAAATATTTCACGAGGGAATCAGAATTCCCGGTTTGAAACTCATGGATAAAGGTGTTGAGCGCAAAGATACATATATGCTTCTTCAAAGAGCCGTTCGTGATCCGGGAGGAATAACACTTGATTGCCGTGCCCGTGTTGCAGGTTTAAACGTGGGCAAGGAAAGGATATTAAAATTATTTAAAAAATATGGCGAAGAAGACATGCAGTCCATATTTGTGCAGATGATCGATGATACAAGAGCTTATGCCAAGGCCAAACTGAAAGAACTTCCCGATGGCGTCTGGCGGGATGTATCCTATATAGATCATGACGGCAAAAACTACAATCTGGCTAAAATTGTCACGACCATGACCAAAAAAGGAGACAAACTTACTATTGATTTTACCGGTTCCGATCCCCAGAGGCCAGGCCCTACAAATATGATTTACGAATCAGTGAGAGGTGTTGTTTACACTATTTTATGTACCCGGTTGTTTTATATAGAGCAGTGGAACAGGGGTGTTCTGGACGTTGTAGATATTATAGCTCCTGAAGGTAGTATAGAAAATGCAAACTGGCCTGCACCTGTCAGCATGTCGGCTTTCCATGTTTTACAGCTTTGCGCTATATTAAATACTCTGGTTTCGAAAATGATGGTAGGAGTTCCTGAATATTATGGCGATCAGAATGCCTGTTCACCCCCCAATTCTGCGGTTATAGCCTGGGGCGGTCCCAATCAGTATGGACTTGTTATGGGGACGGTATTTTTTGATATATTAAGCGGCGGTCAGGGCGCCGGTTCCGGTTTTGACGGTGTTGATTCGGGTTGCTTTCCCGTAACACCTGAAGTTATAGCCGGAGATGTTGAGATGTATGAATCAATCATGCCCTTTATTTATCTTACAAAACGTCAGGCCATGAATTCAGCCGGCGCCGGAAAATACCGCGGCGGCACAGGTATGGAGATTATCTATAAGGTTCATAATACTCCCGGAGTTCAGGTTCTTATTCTTGGCTGGAACAAGGAAACCACAGCTGGTCCAGGACTTTGGGGAGGACATCAGCCGGCTCCTTATAAAAATTACGTTGCCAATAACACCACAAGTGACGCATATCTGGCAAGTGGAAAGGCTATTACTTGTCTTGAAGATATTAAAGCAACCGGAGGCGATCAAAAAGAATGGCCTACCATGGTTTCCGCAACACCTGCTTTCCAGGGTGATATTTACTATTTGTACGGAGTAGGCGCAGGCGGCTATGGAGATCCTCTGGATCGTGAACCTGAAAGAGTTTTAGCCGATATTATTAATCTGATAATATCTCCTGAATACGCAAAAGATATATATGGTGTAATAATTGAAGGTAATAATGAAGGCATAAACAAAGAGGGAACTGAAAAACAAAGAGAACTTCTCAAGGCAAAAAGAAGAGAGCGTGCTGCGACAACATGTAAAGCTCCCGAGCTAAATTGTGCTTCCATTGAAGAAGGTATCATAAGAATTCATGAAAACCTGCAAGTAACCAAAGACAAGAAGATCCAGTGCTTGAAATGCGGCCATGTATTTTGCGGAAATGATCAGAATTACAAAGATCATGCATTAAAAGCCGAGATCAAAGGAAGCGAAATCGGAAAGAATTATCTTCAGACCGATAGATTTCTTGTTTATCATGAATTCTATTGCCCGAGTTGTACTACATTGTTATGCCAGGATGCTCTTCCTCCGGGCACTGCTCCTGTTTGGGATGTGCAAGTTGGTGCTTGA